acaaaaaaacaaactgaaaatCATAATCAATCTCTCAATGAAAATGCACCAAATACTAATACCGCAATTTCTAAACAACATGATTCTATTGATAGTCTTCCCGCTAAAATATCTCGTACTACCAAACAATCAGGTTCTGAACTTCTCGCTTTCGCCAATGATGTTGGTAAAATATTGAATGCTACAATGAATTATGAAGAATTGAGTATGGCGATGAGGACAGTCAATGATAGTCAAAAGTTCTCCCAACCGGCATCTctacgttatttcaacgttgaaatttggttgaagcgttgtttcaacgttgtttgtctcaacgttaaaacaacgttaCGGTTTAAACGTTGTTTatttaacgttttttcaacgttaaatcagcgttgacaaaaaaaactcaattataaaaaaaccgtACGTTGATTggtacttaaaataaaattagttaaagcgaaagatttaattaaaataatattttattataatgtgcAACACAGAGGTGTTTATgtgtgaaatttttaatttttaattttcaaaaccgtTTTATGtagtattcaaattttttcttgttcttatgataaaaaaaactaatggcTTATTTAAGAAACTGGCGAAAATGCCACTCTAATATTCCAGCTCTGGCAGAATCATCTTCTAATGGTGAAGAAGAGAAACTTGAGAGAAATAATGACAATTCAAAATTTACAGAAAACATCAATCAAGTAGAAGAAGGCAAAAATTTGGAAAACGATTATGAAAGTGaagaatttctttatttattatttgtctCAAAGTGACAATGACACTGTGTTTTTCTCagaagaatttgaaaaaaacgaTGTTTCTCTTAATCATAAACTGTAGAAATGGCAGTAGAGCGCTGTTAGCTATACTGGTAGCAGTAGCCTTCTGCTGTCTGCAGAAACAACTTTTTGTATACCAGTCTCAAGACCAAAGTAACAGTCTACAAATCAGTTACTGTCAGTAACTGATTTTGGAGACTGAAGCAAAGTTCTTTTATCTTTCAATGagtataagaaaaaaagaaacaaagtaCCAAAATTAGATAACGTTGATAAGTTCTCGATGGCTGAAGGcagaatgttattatttattttttactgaatttttatttaaatttattaggtttgtaaaaatattcaacGAAAAATGTTTTgtgaaactattttaatttatagagtTTCAAAAGAGAGTGTTATTTACTtactgatataaataataagctACGAAGCCAAAAAACAGTGACCAAGCCTGCTTATAATAGTAAATTTATAAGTCAAATAAGGTTTATTAAGTCAGTAGATGAATTTGATGAAGTGGATAAGATAACGAAAAAAACACAATCATCATGGGTGagttttaataagtattttattaaagagTTATATCCTTTAGtttcagaactttttttaattttatctctacAGCTTTATGTCAAAACttacaaaaacttataactgtatatataagAAGAATGGCTTCTTATTTGGTAGTATATAATTTCAATGGTTTAAGGGCAATTAATGTTTAATGTCCACagtttcattttcattaatatgATTATAATACATTATGAGCGAGGTTAGACAATTTTTACAACCAGATGCCATTTCTTGTGTTAACTTATTATTCAGATCAGGACTGATTgcttttttcttgttatactACCAGAAGATTACCAGACCAGGTTTACAAGCTCCTCTTACAATGAAGTTGAGAGTTTTATATCCAAGCTTTCCTTCTCGAAGATAAGTCTTAAGCTTTGCTAAAAGATATGCCCGTTTTAATATAGGATCAATTTAATATCATGACAAGGAcaatataaaaaccaataacatttttgtattgttttagaGCAGGGCTAAAGTTGTTAgtaaattttagcaaaacaaataaagtgattttaattaaatgtaatttttatcagtcacttaAAAGTATATgattatttgtataaagataattaaaatttcaaacaataatattagcttaacatgtttgtttttttttagttgaatcaATTACAATTAATTGGTGTAATTATCTTTAAAAGACAGAGTTCACAAAATAATGctgaaataatcaaaataatttttagttattgatgaattttaaggattaatttatttagaaaaaaatttgtttgatgatgagttcaatttaaatatttgaagaaaACGTTAATATTAGTTCTCAcgtaattaattttagttctcttatctattaaaatttagaatattttccaacaatgtTATGGCCTCCATGAATATGAAGGGGAAAGGCGGGAAAATATCCTATAAGAGCACTAAGTTATATGTTGtaaaaggtatacctttataagatatgtaaaactttttcatttttatttacagcttcttctattaaatacaatggagcgactgaaactttaattgatggcacAATGTCTGACTTcttaaaataagtgttaattcaatatttatttaataggtAATTCTTTTCTGCGGAAGACAATGCATTGCTCTGAGAGGTGATCAAGAAACATTGTCGGCATCTGATAATTCGATAAAATACAACCCGGGTAACTTTTTGGCAGCGCTCCAAATTATCGCGAAACATAATGAAATCCTACATCAGCATCATTCCCATATTGGTATCAGTAATCGAAATGCGAAATTCACCTCTCCGCGTATTCAAaacgaaattataacaattattgGATACGATATCATACGTAGTGACttagttaaagaaataaaagctgCTACGTTCTACAGTATTCTTGCAGACGAGGTGACTAGCCATAATCGCGAGGAACTTGCATTTTGCATTAGATTTGTTGATCAAAACAAAGACATTCGTgaagaatttttatcttttctccATGTTCCAAGAATTACCGGAGAAGTCATTGCTAGCACCATGATTCAATTTATGCAAGACGTcaatcttaattaaaaaaactttcgtgGTCAAGGATACGATGAAGCTGCAAATATGTCCAGTGATAATGTAGGTGTTCAGAGAAAGATAAAGAATGAGTCTCCAAAGGCTGTATATGTCTACTGCAGTGGACATTGTCTTTATCTTGTTATAGCCCATTCGTGTTCTCTTCCAAATACAAGAAATGCCATTGCCAAACTAAAGAACTGTTGTCTGTTTTTCCTTGCCAGTCCAAAGTGCGAGAGTCTTCTGCAATCAATCATCATGAAGGCATTACCAGACATTTCCAAACTGAGAAAAGGTCTCATTGACCTATGTAGAACAAGGTGGGCTTCACGACATGACTCATACAGACCATTTTATCAAGCATACTGCTACGTAATTATCGCTCTGGAATATATTGCGTATGATGTGAACAAAGATGCATGCGGAAAAGATTTCACAAATGTTACATGGGATACAACATCCAGAGATAATGCTAATTCACTGCTGAAAAGTCTTACGTCTTTTGactttattataagttttttgactATGCACCAATTCCTGTCACATTTGGAAGGAATAACTGTGAAATTACAAGGCCGTACTGTGGATATTATCATGGCATACCATGAAATTGCTGAGGTGAAATCTGTTTATAAAGACATTTTAAGAAACATGGACGAAGAATTTTCGCGTGTCTACACCCAAGCCGAACGAATGGCACGTTCTGTCAACACCGAACCAACAAAGCCAAGGACTGTTAGACGTCAAATAATGCGCAACAATGCTCCTGCGATTAATCCTGAGGAATATTATCGACGAAATCTCGCCATTCCATTCCTTAACCGCATAAGCTCAGAGTTGGAGAGTCAATTTTCTGACCTTTCCATCCTCTCCTCTAAACGGTTAGGGCTTGTACCATCTACTCTCTGTACAATTACGATCTGTTTTGACTgaaattatttgactttacacAAATTCAGTGTCGGTGCTTATTAAGCTTGTGTgtcattataaagtttatatttgagtATTATTTTGGAAGCAATATATTTGATGTTGTAAAAATGGTccactttttcaaattttgcacCCTTCCACGAAAAATCTTGCGTACCGGCCTGCAACCAAATAAAGTAACGcgaaataactatataaaaaagttctagaaggaacctctgagttgtgtgtactcacagagctcagctaatagttcatgcagcatttgtGAATTTGtgatatctatttgaaaaactagttttctaatagtttattttaaaaagatattcagcTACCTACCAtgcagttgtgttattaactttctagcacacagcatcgggtagttaagaactaaaaggtgcataaattgtattataaacaatattaaacaaataatttatagtaaaactaaaattaaaagacagtaaataaatgaaaaataaacaaaatatgaataaaattatttcagtttttcaaacttcaaataattatttgaaagttGTTGGGAAATTGTTAACTCGGATAACTATTAGTTTCTTATTTGTTAAGGTGGTTCCTacgtaatcaaaaaaaaaatttttttattcatgaaccattaatttttcaaaagtaggtacagaatgtgtaaaaaaaatatattttcgaaCTCCTAAAATATATTGATGATCACATATAGGCCTATAAGAGTCAAAATAACTCCAAAAAATAGAGTTTACTAGAAACACAATTACTCATGAGTAAAAGCTTATTTTACTTTCGAACTTGGTATACTTGTGCGTGCTACCTGTATCTAGTGcgtgagtttttttattaaaagatcttttttctACTAAAAGTTATGCTTCAAAACAACTGTATTTTCGAAAAATCTGCTACTTGGCCTCCAATCTTAGTTCCCTAACCACgacttacaaaaaataaatttatttgaaaaaaactcagACACTAGCAGTACACTGGATGAAAAAgccctgaaaatttcaagtagttatcactattaatttaaaagttatgatgTTTTTCGTGAGacaattttcttgaaaaacgATATGgtagaaaatcaaaaaacaagaaaaaaaatttatttttaaaactaaaatcctccttttaaataagtttctcctcCCTCTTTATGTAAGTCTTTATCCAATAAACCCTTCTTGAtggcttttagtttttttctttttgctttagtcttatctgatgttttaataagtaaattttggATGCTGCGTcggtttattttttcagatatattattaaaacagacACCGGTCGGTATTCCAAGTTTTTCATACACTTTAACAAGTCCAAATTGACCTTCGTTAAATTGAAGAATAGCACTGTATACACCTAACTGTAGAATTGATCTTTCTACAAAGACTTGCTTGGGACATTTCATCCCGATAATATTATTCAGGGACACAGTAGCATTTTGAGTTTCCCCGTGGATGCACTTGCGAAGAAGGTCATCATTTGAAAGGTCTTGGAAAATCTTTGACAAGATAGGAAACATCCACTCTGGTAAATTAATCCTCTCtttgtgtttttttagttttttattcttgtaacTACACCACGATTCTTCTCCTGGTGGACAAAACATGTGGCGCTTATCTAAGTTAGAAAAGTTAGTACAATGATGAAGGATAGCACCTATCCACTTTTTCattgtgtaaattttttcatCTTCAGTGCAATTTAAATTTAGACTTTTTCGAATGGCAATAccataataatttgttattgaaTTGATGGAATTGTTTGTCAATTTTCCTTTTCCACCAAATGGTGTAGaggtatttttatattcttgtacTAGTGTCCTAAGTCGAGAACCTATTCGTTTGTTTACATGTCCAATACATTCAAATTTAACAGGTGTAATACCTGTGTCTCCATCTCCAAGATACTCATTATAAACTAGTTTATTTTGACTTACAGATTGCTGAAATATATCAATAGCACCTGAAGATTCCATTGCTCCTGATGACTTTCGATGGTTAATTTTACAATTATGTGCAACTTTCCAATTTGTGTATTCTGTTGTCCTTTTTTTTCCACCCCTTATTATACACTGTCTacaatgttttgataaaaaaataacatccaAACACTTTCCTTTGCTTACTGCTGTCACTACACCGTACAACGAGGAGTGTCCTCTTTTTTGCCAAGTTCCATCAATCGATGCACAACAAGAATGTATACCTGGGACAATTTCTTCCATTTTTGCTTCAATTGCAGCATTTTGCATACTTTCTAGTGCAGAATTTTCATATGcagaaaataacttattattaatatttctaaagGCAGTATTAGATATTGAGTGCATATTCATACATCGTGCAAATGTTTTAATCGATTTGTGCTGTTTACCAATTTCTCGAAAAGCCATAACCAATCGAACATTAATTTCACTTGGCTTACAACCATACATTTTTTCAGAAGCACTAAAAGGTGAAGtatgacttttatttttacattttccacaaaagtaaacaattttatgaGAAAATCCTCGTCTATCATCCAAACTATTTGATATTGTGACATTAGCTTCCCCACATTCTTGACACTTGTTTCCTACTGCTAGCATTTccataagtatttaaaaatttataaataaaaaataatcatcactACTTCCAGAATGTTCAGCTGatttaatggtaaaaaatttttagtgatattttcaatatttgcattttttttctttccattgataccacatttattatttacaatatttacagGTTTTTTACAACAACGACCACTAACACCCTTTCTTGATGactttcttttgttattttgaagGTTTCCcatattaaatctttattacTTTACTACAATCTAagtaaaatgataaataatttcAACAAGCACATTAGAAaacagtaaaaagtaaaaaaattattataaaaaagcttGCCTGCTGTTTGCACTTTGCAACAGCATAACTTAtgatcattaaatatttaacaacttgGACGTACAAAGCAACATTAGAATAGCAAAATAGTTTGAGTTTTAAGGTACATTTAAGataataactgaaaaaataaaacggTTGCTATGGCCGTTGCTAGGCACTAAAATTATACCTACCtgtataaaatagtaaatattgtaataagcataaacaaacttaaaaaaaatataccacGAGAAAGaacgttaaattttaaaaagttataaaagtttttgttttgattctTTTTCAGACCTTGGAGAATATAAATTACAATAGttcttaaagaaaatatttgagaGTTTAACACCATGGTTTCAgttcatatttaatttatagGATTCTGATACCTGCATTATTAGATATGCATGTATTATCAGCTACTTCACAAAACATAATTTAGCAATATATTACCCGTTGACATACTAAATCACCAGGTATAGTTAATCCTCCGCAATTAATTTCCTCAGTAAAATCtctaaatttatcataataaaaacatGAGTCATCTGAATCTTTGTCATTTCGGACAATATAACCAGCTGTGTAAATTAGAGACATTTTGACATCtatagataatatattttctaattctgGCAAATTATCAAGTATCAaacatttttcttcatttaagtaaaaactaCATCTTTCACAAGAATGACCTGATGGAGTAAAATCAAGATCAACACTATATTTGTCTAATTGAAGAGCTTAGTGCTAAAAGTACTGAAATCTAAAATATAGTACTTAAATATAGTTTGATCAGagatataaaatttcaaaataaagatttaaaatgactgatcaaaatagattttcttaaaacatttattttgtgactTTAATACTTTTAGCACTAAGCTCTTTCATTACAAAAGTAGCTT
Above is a window of Hydra vulgaris chromosome 10, alternate assembly HydraT2T_AEP DNA encoding:
- the LOC136086258 gene encoding 52 kDa repressor of the inhibitor of the protein kinase-like — encoded protein: MSSDNVGVQRKIKNESPKAVYVYCSGHCLYLVIAHSCSLPNTRNAIAKLKNCCLFFLASPKCESLLQSIIMKALPDISKLRKGLIDLCRTRWASRHDSYRPFYQAYCYVIIALEYIAYDVNKDACGKDFTNVTWDTTSRDNANSLLKSLTSFDFIISFLTMHQFLSHLEGITVKLQGRTVDIIMAYHEIAEVKSVYKDILRNMDEEFSRVYTQAERMARSVNTEPTKPRTVRRQIMRNNAPAINPEEYYRRNLAIPFLNRISSELESQFSDLSILSSKRLGLVPSTLCTITICFD